In Leptospira levettii, the DNA window AAACGTTGTGATCTTGCTTCCAGTTTGAAGTAAGTTCCTGTTGTGAACAGTTTTTCAATCCCAGCACTATAGGTGTTGGTTTGTGTTTTGGTTCCCGTAAAGATATTGTTTTGGTTAAAAGGGAACTTCTTTTGGTCGATTTCCGCTTTGGAAATCGCACGCCAAGAATACTTGGCTTCAAATTTCATCAAATTGGTATCAGCTTTTGCTAATTCCAAACGTGCTTGTAACACTTCGCGGTTGTTTTCAATTGCATACCGAACCGCATCTTTTAAACTTAAGGTAAACCCTTTATCATCCGATTCGGCGGCAAGAAGGCCGAAGGAAATGAAGAGAACCAATGCACTAGAAACCCATGAACGTTGTTCCATACTCTTAATTCAGACTCCTCATTTCCCCTGCAAAGTTGTTTTTTTTGAAAAAAACCCTTATTTTTTAAGGGCCAATTTCATTTTATCTCCCACTTCCCCAATATGAGCACAAATACTCACACCAGCATCTTGCATGGCAGCAATTTTGGAAGTGGCAGTTCCCATTCCCCCAGAAATGATCGCACCGGCATGGCCCATACGTTTTCCCGGAGGAGCAGTTTGACCTGCAATGAAACCAACAACTGGTTTTTTGACATGAGCTTTGATGTAAGCAGCAGCTTCTTCTTCCGAAGTTCCACCAATTTCACCAATCATGACAATCCCTTCTGTATCAGGGTCTTCGTTTAAGAGACGAACCGCTTCTACGTGGTTCATCCCTGGAACTGGGTCTCCCCCGATTCCGATACAAGTGGACTGGCCAAGGCCTGCCGCTGTGAGGGAAGCAACGGATTCATACGTTAAGGTTCCAGAACGGGAAACGATTCCGATGTTTCCTGGCGTGTGGATAAAACCTGGCATAATTCCCATTTTTACATTGTAACGAGGGTTAATCACACCTGGGCAGTTTGGTCCTACAAGTTTTGTTTTGGAGTTTCGTAACACACTGTACACTTTTAACATGTCGTGAGTTGGAATTCCTTCTGTGATACAAACCACAAGAGGGATTTCGGCAAAAATTCCTTCTAAGATAGCATCTGCAGCAAATGGAGGGGGAACAAAAATAACAGCAGCGTTTGCTCCGTCTTCCTTCATTGCGTCTTTGATGGTATTGCGTACTGGAGCAGTTTTTCCGAACTCAGAAGTCCAAATTTGTCCACCTTTTCCTGGTGTAACACCTGCCACTACTTTTGTACCATATTCCAACATTTGTGTTGCATGGAAGGAACCTTCTTTTCCAGTGATCCCTTGTACAACGACTCTTGTATTTTCATCTACTAATACAGCCATGTTTTTAGTTTCCTATTTTTTGATTAGGGAGACAATTTTGTCTGCCGCGTCACGGAGTCCTTCTACTCCCACAATGTTCATACCAGATTCGTTCAGGATTTTTTTTCCTTCTTCTGCGTTGGTTCCTTTCAACCGAACCACAACCGGTACCGATACGTTTACTTTTTTAGTAGCTTCGATGATACCAACCGCAACACGGTCACATCGTACGATTCCACCAAATACGTTCACAAAAATTCCTTTCACATTTGGATCGGAAAGGATAAGTCTAAATCCGTTTTCCACAGTGGTAGGGTTTGCTCCACCTCCCACATCAAGGAAGTTAGCAGGTTCTGCACCAGCAAGTTTTACGATGTCCATAGTTGCCATCGCAAGACCGGCACCATTTACCATACAACCAATATTTCCATCTAACTTCACATAGTTGAGGTTATATTCTTTTGCTTTTACTTCGTAAGGGTCTTCTTCCGAAATGTCACGGAGTGCTTCGTTGTCTGGGTGACGGTAGAGAGCGTTTTCATCCAAGTCCATCTTACAGTCACCTGCAATGATTTCGTTTTGTTTGGTAAGGATGAGAGGGTTGATTTCCAAAAGTGCTGCATCTTCTTTGATGTAAGCATTGTAGACAGAATTCACTAAGGCAGTGAATGATTTTTGAGCTTCCGCAGGGATTCCAAGTGCAAACGCAAGTTCTCTTACTTGGGAACCTTGGATTCCAATCCCTGGATCAATTTGGATTTTGATGATTTTTTCAGGGTGAGTTTCAGCAACTTCTTCAATTTCCATACCACCTTCAGTGGAAGCCATGATAATGGTTTTGCGAATTGCTCTGTCGAGAAGGATGGAAAGGTAATATTCTTTTGCGATTTCAAGTCCTTGTTCTAAGTATACTTTGAGGACTTTTTTCCCTTCTGGACCCGTTTGTGGAGTGATGAGTTGCATTCCGAGAATTTTCTCGGCTGCTGCTTTGGCATCGTCTTTTGTCTTTGCGACTTTCACTCCGCCACCTTTTCCGCGTCCACCTGCGTGGATTTGGGCTTTTACCACCACTACTGGTGATTTTTGGACAACTTCGCTGTATGCCTTTTCGAAATCACCGACTGTGTCGATGACCTTTCCGAATGGAACGTTGGCATTGTGTCTACGTAGGATTTCTTTGGCCTGGTATTCGTGGACTTTCATGGATTTCCTTATGTCATTGGTTCGTCCGAAAGCTTTCGCCAACGGATCACTAGGGTAAGCCTCAAGGGTTGGGTGAGATTGTCAAGACGGATTGAAAGGAAGTGAACAAAGAGAAGAGTGGGAAGTGAGAGGTGAAAGCTATGGATGATTCCGATTTCCTTTTTTACACCCTAAGTGTTTCTTCAGGGTTTTTGGGCAGTCTTACAAAAAATCGTGAACCTTTTTGTTCTTCACTTTCCACAGTGATCTCACCACCGAGAACTTCAACTTGAGATTTGGTAATAAAAAGACCAATTCCCCTCGCATCTTCATTGCGGTGGAATGTTTTGAACATCCCAAAGATTTTGTTTCCATGTTTCTCCAAATTGATGCCAAGACCATTGTCTTCGACCAAAATGGTGATTTGTTCATTTTTTTCTTCGATTCCTATTTTGATCCATGCACCTTGTTTCAAACGAACATATTTTACGGCATTCGACAAAAGATTGAGTAAGATGCTTTCTAAATAAGCAGGGATGGTCCTTATGGAAAGGCCTTCTGGAATTTGCACATCTACTTGGATCTTTCGTAACTCAATGGAACCACTCAGGATTGATAAAGTTTTATCCACTTCTTTTTTTAGGGAACAAATTTCCATAGGTTTATTCAACGTTTGGTTGATAGAGATGATATCGTTTAGATGGGAAATAGTTTCTTCCAATTGGATGGAGGAAGCATGTAACATTTCGATTAGATTCTTTTTATCTTCCTCTGATTTTGATTCTTCCAATAATTGAATGAGAGAAGTGAAATTGGATGAATGTTGTCTTATGTTGTGAGAAATGATGTAGGCAAAGTTCTGTAATCGATTGTTTTGGATGCCTGTGAAATGTAACATTCGATTGGTGTTCTCAAGTGCTTCAATTTCTTCGGTGATATCAAATCGTATGGATAAGTATGCTTCAATTTCGTCTTGGGAATTGTACAATGGGTGGATAAAGGTTTGTAGCCAAAAATAATTGCCATCTTTGGATTTGTTTTTAATGACCCCTTCCCAGGTGTTTCCATTTTTGATCTGCTTCCATAGCCCTTGCCAAAATTCTTTTTTATGATAATCCGAACTTAAGATTTTATGGTCTGATCCAATGATTTCGAATTCCTCATACCCAGAAAGTTTAATAAACTTTGAATTAGCTCGAATGATGGTCCCTTCGGGATTTGTGACACTGACAATGGCAGATCTTTCAATTGCATTTAAGACAGAGGTTAGTTTACGATTTTGTTGTTCGATTGTATTTTGTGTATTTTTTAATTCGCTGATATCTAGAAAACTAGCAGTTGCTCCTTCTAAATTACCAAATTCATCAAAAAGCGGAGTTGCATTTACATTTAACCATTTTAAGTGACCATCTTCTGAGATGATTCCATGTTCACAATTGTAGACTGTAATTTGTTTTCCAAGGGCGATTGCTAACGGAAGTTGGTCTATCGGGAATGGGCTACCATCTTCATTGATTTGTTTCCATTCCTTTGCACTAAAGTATCGGTTCTCAATTTTTTCTAATTCCAAATCCAAAATTTCGGAAGCACTTTCGTTTGCATAAAGGATTTGTCCTTCCCGATTCACAACAACAACACCATTGATCATTGTTTTGAGTAAACGATCTAGTTTTGTTTCTTTTTGCCTTAGTATTTTTTCTGCCAGGATGGCATCAGTTAACTCTTCCATAGATATTGTATAATGGATCGAATCCAATCGATTGAGTTTGAGTGAGTAAGTTGGGTTTTGGATTCCATAAAAGTGAAACGTATTTTTTGCTATCACTTCTTCCCATTGTTTGTGTTCTTTCCAAACGGATTGGATTTCTTGGAATAATTCTGTTTCAAATAAAAATGGAAATAGTGATCCAATGTTTAAATCGAATCCCCCAAGATTAGCTGTCCTTTGGATTTCCTTTGCTTTGGTGTTCGAAAATAACAAAGAATTTTCTTTTGCAAACGTTTGGGTTTTTGATTCAAATAAAAAAACAGAATAAGGCAATTGGTTAGCAAAAGAATAGAAGAACTCTGAATGATGGACTGTTTCGTTCATAAGGAATCAGGTACCATTCCTTACGAATCGTTACCATCTCAAGAACCATGGGACGAAATAATTGGTGAAGAACTGTGATTTTTTCGACTAAAATTTATTCCAATAAGGCGAAAGCCTGACGGAATCACAAAAACTTCCAATTGATTTTGTATCGAGTAAATCAAAACGGTTTGCATTATGCGGGGAGAGGTAAATTTCACCATTCTGACCAATGGCACCACCACGGTAGGAATTTGAACTTGGATTTGGCATTAACACTTTGATTTGGGAGTTATTGGAATCGATGGAGATAAAATTTGCATAATTTAAGGGAATCGGATAGAGTTTTCCGTTAGGTGCCAGTACAACTCCATTAAACATAGCAGTGGAGGCACTTGGAATGGTTCCCGCATTCACAACATTGTCATTATCTTTTGTGTCCACATAATATACTGTTGCAGCATTATAAGGAATAATATAGATACGGCCGTTAGGTGTGTAAATTCCTGAAATATAATTACTGGCACCACCAAACGAAAATGGGATTGTAGTGACTGTTTCTGTAAATGTGTCGAGGATATGGATATTGGTTGCTGTATGAGGTATAAAGTATATTTTTCCTTCAGGAGTTAACACACCATTGGCGAAAATTCCTCCACTCACTGGTGTTGTCACTGAACCAATGGTTCCTTTTATCGTGTCATAATACCGGATCGTTGATTCCCCACTGGGAACGTAATAAATTTTTCCATTGGGAGCAAAGACTCCACCATTATAAGCAGCTCCACCCATAGAAATACTTGTGATACTCGTCAAAGTTTTGTTAGTTGTATCAAATTTGAAAAATGAATTATTGGTATGAGGGGAAAGGTAAATGATACCATTTGGTCCTAAGGTTCCACCAATAAAATCCACAGCTCCTGGAACCGAAACAGCTAAATCATAATTTTTTGTTTTGGGGTCAATGGCGACAATTTTCGGTGAGTTATAAGGTAAAAGGTAAACATTACCATTGGGAGCACTGAGAGCACCTTGGAAGGCGGTTGATGCCGTACCCACTGCGGAGGCGACTGTATTTCCATTGTAATTCGTTAAAGTTTCTGGGCCACTCGAACCAAGAGCAAACTGACTT includes these proteins:
- the sucD gene encoding succinate--CoA ligase subunit alpha, with amino-acid sequence MAVLVDENTRVVVQGITGKEGSFHATQMLEYGTKVVAGVTPGKGGQIWTSEFGKTAPVRNTIKDAMKEDGANAAVIFVPPPFAADAILEGIFAEIPLVVCITEGIPTHDMLKVYSVLRNSKTKLVGPNCPGVINPRYNVKMGIMPGFIHTPGNIGIVSRSGTLTYESVASLTAAGLGQSTCIGIGGDPVPGMNHVEAVRLLNEDPDTEGIVMIGEIGGTSEEEAAAYIKAHVKKPVVGFIAGQTAPPGKRMGHAGAIISGGMGTATSKIAAMQDAGVSICAHIGEVGDKMKLALKK
- the sucC gene encoding ADP-forming succinate--CoA ligase subunit beta, with product MKVHEYQAKEILRRHNANVPFGKVIDTVGDFEKAYSEVVQKSPVVVVKAQIHAGGRGKGGGVKVAKTKDDAKAAAEKILGMQLITPQTGPEGKKVLKVYLEQGLEIAKEYYLSILLDRAIRKTIIMASTEGGMEIEEVAETHPEKIIKIQIDPGIGIQGSQVRELAFALGIPAEAQKSFTALVNSVYNAYIKEDAALLEINPLILTKQNEIIAGDCKMDLDENALYRHPDNEALRDISEEDPYEVKAKEYNLNYVKLDGNIGCMVNGAGLAMATMDIVKLAGAEPANFLDVGGGANPTTVENGFRLILSDPNVKGIFVNVFGGIVRCDRVAVGIIEATKKVNVSVPVVVRLKGTNAEEGKKILNESGMNIVGVEGLRDAADKIVSLIKK
- a CDS encoding sensor histidine kinase: MNETVHHSEFFYSFANQLPYSVFLFESKTQTFAKENSLLFSNTKAKEIQRTANLGGFDLNIGSLFPFLFETELFQEIQSVWKEHKQWEEVIAKNTFHFYGIQNPTYSLKLNRLDSIHYTISMEELTDAILAEKILRQKETKLDRLLKTMINGVVVVNREGQILYANESASEILDLELEKIENRYFSAKEWKQINEDGSPFPIDQLPLAIALGKQITVYNCEHGIISEDGHLKWLNVNATPLFDEFGNLEGATASFLDISELKNTQNTIEQQNRKLTSVLNAIERSAIVSVTNPEGTIIRANSKFIKLSGYEEFEIIGSDHKILSSDYHKKEFWQGLWKQIKNGNTWEGVIKNKSKDGNYFWLQTFIHPLYNSQDEIEAYLSIRFDITEEIEALENTNRMLHFTGIQNNRLQNFAYIISHNIRQHSSNFTSLIQLLEESKSEEDKKNLIEMLHASSIQLEETISHLNDIISINQTLNKPMEICSLKKEVDKTLSILSGSIELRKIQVDVQIPEGLSIRTIPAYLESILLNLLSNAVKYVRLKQGAWIKIGIEEKNEQITILVEDNGLGINLEKHGNKIFGMFKTFHRNEDARGIGLFITKSQVEVLGGEITVESEEQKGSRFFVRLPKNPEETLRV